The genomic stretch TCGCCGCTTTGTCGGCAGGATGTCTCGCCGTCGTCACGCTGTTCGGCGTGACCGCCGCACCTGCCGAGGCCGCGGCAAGGCCAGCGGACGCGCAGGTCAGCTTCGCCGGGACCGTGGCGCTGGACGACTGCTCCGGGTCCGTCATACGGACCCCCGCCGCGGCGGATGACGACCCGGCGATGGTCATGACCAACGGGCACTGCCTGGAGAGCGGAATGCCCGCCGCGGGTCAGGTCATCACCGACCAGCCGTCCAGCCGGACGTTCACGCTGCTGGACGCAGGCGGAAACCAGGCCGGCACGCTACAGGCCACCAAAGTGGTGTACGCGACGATGACCGACACCGACATAACGCTGTACCAACTGAGCAGCACCTACGCCCAGATCCGCCAGCAGTACCAGATCGACGCGCTGCCGCTGGCCACCACGCACCCGGTGCAGGGGGACAACATCGAGGTGGTCTCCGGGTACTGGCAGTCCACCTACTCCTGCACGATAGACGGCTTCGCCTACGAGGTGAAGGAGGCCGACTGGACCTGGAAGGACTCCGTGCGGTACACCCCGGACTGCCATGTGATCGGCGGTACTTCGGGCTCACCGGTCATAGACACCTCGACCGGCCAGGTGGTGGCGGTCAACAACACCACCAACGAGAACGGCGGGCAGTGCACCCTGGACAACCCCTGTGAGGTGGACCAGAACGGCAACGTCACCATCCACCAGGGCATCGGCTACGCCGAGGAGACGTACCTGATCGCCCCCTGCGTGGGCTCTGGCAACCAGATAGACCTCACCCTGCCGAATTGCGCCCTCCCGAAGCCGTAACACGTCCGGAACGCCCTGGCGAGCGCAGCGCCAGGGCGTTCCCTCCAACGTTGCGCGGCACGGGAGGACTGACCCTCATGGACAGTGGGGCCGGACACGAATCACCCCGTGGTGGAAGGCGGCTGAGGGCCTCCCTGAGGCTCTTCCCGGCGTGCTTGCGGTGAGGGGGCGGCGATGGCAGGTCAGCCCACGTCGAAGATGTTGGGCAGACCGAGCTGGTGGCGCAGCCTGTCGTCGTTCTTGACCAAGGCCAGCTCCGGCGGACTGTACAGCGGGGTGACGGTGCAGCGCGGGGCTGGTGAACCGACGTGGTCGAGCAGAGCGTTGGTGGCCAGCCGGGCCGATGCGTTGGCGCCTTCCATCGTCGCCAGGTCGATGGGGACGGCGACATAGTCGCCCGCCAGATAGAAGTGGGGGATCTCGGTGGCGGCCGA from Streptomyces roseochromogenus subsp. oscitans DS 12.976 encodes the following:
- a CDS encoding S1 family peptidase, which codes for MNRPSLIAALSAGCLAVVTLFGVTAAPAEAAARPADAQVSFAGTVALDDCSGSVIRTPAAADDDPAMVMTNGHCLESGMPAAGQVITDQPSSRTFTLLDAGGNQAGTLQATKVVYATMTDTDITLYQLSSTYAQIRQQYQIDALPLATTHPVQGDNIEVVSGYWQSTYSCTIDGFAYEVKEADWTWKDSVRYTPDCHVIGGTSGSPVIDTSTGQVVAVNNTTNENGGQCTLDNPCEVDQNGNVTIHQGIGYAEETYLIAPCVGSGNQIDLTLPNCALPKP